The sequence below is a genomic window from Lolium perenne isolate Kyuss_39 chromosome 4, Kyuss_2.0, whole genome shotgun sequence.
gtgagattgacaaactcactgttacgttggggaaaagtactttgattgtgttgtgcaggttacaCGTTGgcactggaatccctggtgttgcgccgcactacactccgccaccaacaaccttcacgtgcttcttgactcctactggttcgataaccttggtttcttactgagggaaaacttgccgatgcacgcatcataccttcctcttggggttcccaatggacgtgtgctttacgcgtacaaGCAacgcttttctggcgccgttgctggggagatcaagacacgctgcaaggggagtctcccacttccaatctctttactttgtttttgttttgcttactttattttatttactgttttgtttgctttcttatatcaaaatacaaaaaaatagttacttgcattactttatttactatcttgtttgcgttctccatattaaaaacacaaaaaattagttacatgcatttactttatcgtgttatcatgactagtcccgtagctgttactctatcacctgaggaatcgatctttacttttaaacaagggggtgaggagagttttaaagaagtctggtctagaatttttgattcttatagtaaaactgaacctaaaatgacgctaagtttgcttcttagtaacttttattttgggcttattcttcgctatagatatgccttagatgctatagtgggaggagatttccttcattgtgatggggatcaaactTTTAATGCTATAAGAAAATTGATTGCATCATCTAGCTCCAATAATAAtattgattcatctcttgctagcattcataatagattaaacactctcgaaacaaatatatcctgtttaaaagaggGGTACAACTagattcgcgaatattatgattatgttccattaagctttgaaccttcaatgtgggtgcctaccgttaaagtttctatttgtggtgaaacttttcatgctcgttgtgatattatgtctgagttttgccttatgcctaaaagtatttatgaatctttgacactttgggaacttactaaaggaggagaaggaataactcttactgataactctgttataattcctaagggaatagctgaaggtgtgttcacaacctttcttggaaggacggtatccactgattatctcgttattgaatgtgtagggacaggacaaatcacacttggaagatccctgctgaaactagtgggagcaatcatagatgttgggaaaggcactctaaattttacctctacacccggatgcggtcatgtattcccttaaCCAAAGAGTAGgtataagagtaagaagggtaagcgcaacgcccctggtaagattgttaatgcttcatctcttgacaatacttgatacacactttctgcgtctagctgaaaggcgttaaagaaaagcgcttatgggagacaacccatgattttatttctgcacttttgttttatatttgagtcttggaagttgttactactgtagcaacctctccttatcttaattttattgcattgttgtgccaagtaaagtctttgatagtaaggttcatactagatttggattactgcgcagaaacagatttcttgctatcacgaatttgagtagtattctctgtaggtaactcagaaaaatctgccaatttacgtgagtgatcctcagatatgtacgcaactttcattcaatttgagcattttcatctgagcaagttaagtgccccagaaaaattcgtctttacggactgttctgttctgacagattctgccttttatttcgcattgcctgttttgctatgtttgatggatttctttgttccattaactttcagtagctttgtgcaatgtccagaagtgttaagaatgattatgtcacctctgaacatgtgaatttttgattatgcactaaccctctaatgagtttgttttgagtttggtgtggaggaagttttcaaggatcaagagaggaggatgatacaataggatcaaggagagtgaaagctctaagcttggggatgcccccgtggttcatccctgcatatttcaagaagactcaagcatctaagcttggggatgcccaaggcatccccttcttcatcgacaaattatcaggtcacctctagtgaaactatatttttattccgtcatatcttatgtgctttacttggagagtctttatgttcttgtttttgttttgtttgaataaaattggatcctagcattcattgtgtgggagagagacacgctccgctattgcatatgaacacatatgtccttagctttattcttaatgttaatggagaaggttgaaactgtttcgttaattgttatatggttggaaacagaaaatgctacatgtggtaattggtataatgtgttgaataatttgatacttggcaattgttgtgctcatatagatcatgtttaagttcttgcatcatatactttgcacctattaatgaagaaatactgtagagcttgttgacatttggtttgcatgattggtctctctaaagtctagatattttctggtgagggtttgaacaacaaggaagacagtgtagagtcttataatgcttgcaatatgtttttatgtaagttttgctgcaccggttcatacttgtgtttgcttcaaacaaccttgctagcctaagccttgtattgagagggaatacttctcatgcatccaaatccttgagccaaaaactatgccatttgtgtccaccatacatacctactacatggtatttttctgccattccaaagtaaattgcttgagtgctacctttaaaattccattctttgtctttgcaatatatagctcatggaaaaatagccttaaaaaatattgtggtattgaatatgtacttatgtatcttatttcttaataagttgcttgctgagcgataaccatgttcctggggacgccatcaactatttcacctttgttgaatatcatgtgagttgctatgcatgttcgtcttgtctgaagtaagggtgatttatcatgagttgaatggtttgagtatgcatattgttagagaagaacattgggccgctaactaaagccatgatccatggtggaagtttcagtttggacaacaatcctcaatctcttatgagaatattatctgttgttgaatgcttatgcattaaagaggagtccattatctgttgtctatgttgtcccggtatggatgtctaagttgagaataatcaaaagcgagaaatccaatgcgagaaaTCCCTCACAGATCTGTTCCCTTTCAGCATGTTCATGTTGTGTTGCCAGAAATTGACCATAATCTACCTTCAGGGAAACCGACCCATTAATGGGTGCAGATGCAGTCACCAAGGTGTCAGATTCGTCTATTGGGACAACCTTATTCATTTCAAGTTTAGCAGAAGACTGAGCAGCAGCACTGAAGTTGTCTAATTCTCCACATGAAGATATTATTTCACTTGAGTCGGTTGACCTAAAATTTGCATGGTAGTACCTTGCAGAGTAGTTTGACAGGATTTTTTGTTGTGATAAAATTACTTCTTCCAACTGTTCCCTGCAGATTCTGCTTATAGTTTGCGGATGCCTGGGTTTCAGCTTTGTTGTCCTTGGTGGAACTTTTCTAGAAGATCTATCTTTTGAGGAAGTTATTTGAGACCTGCAGATTTTCCACAAAAAGAGAATTATATTGTATCATGGTAAATCTAGCCTAAAAATAAGATTCTCCCAAGTCTT
It includes:
- the LOC127319650 gene encoding SCAR-like protein 1; its protein translation is MTVFSVHPRVGIEWHANLQLNQNLITIGDMPRSILDSYEECRGPPHLFTLDKFDVAGAGASLKRYSDPSFFKMGQTSSMIETDYFREKNPRKVKKKAMRRKGETLESLLVANSESQITSSKDRSSRKVPPRTTKLKPRHPQTISRICREQLEEVILSQQKILSNYSARYYHANFRSTDSSEIISSCGELDNFSAAAQSSAKLEMNKVVPIDESDTLVTASAPINGSVSLKVDYGQFLATQHEHAEREQICEGFLALDFSLLIILNLDIHTGTT